From the Desulfomonilia bacterium genome, one window contains:
- a CDS encoding TIM-barrel domain-containing protein has translation MNYKRTPVPLTSIIILLVFFCLTGFSNCGNIKDPSLEPPLWPVWVHTHCVWENEGTQESTLNHINGFLSHGIPVGATIIDRPWATDSNTFIPDAALYPDLNDYVRLFHSMGIRVIMWATSIVNDTASNFQEGKDKGYFLSGGKTVPWWGGQGALLDYTNPEAVEWWHNQMDNILDMGIDCWKVDGTDPMVMLLLPATSYEGSWISWAEYRDQCYRDFFEYTRNRLGRDRVIMARPVDDQILKIGLPLVYTSCDVNFYGWVGDNDNDWGGLQHALNNMFSSAQFNFVSYGSDIGGFRSDGEKSKDVFIRWTQLGALCPIMENGGNGEHRPWMYDDETLEIYRKYVFLHNELIPYIYSQAAYSYELGKPTMRPQAGAYTYLLGDDILVAPFYKAGNDRTVVYPFGTWIYLWDESKEYKAGIRKLDFPLSEFPVFIRKGAIIPMNVVNDATGHGTELSKDYTTILVYPEKGEKKFGLYEEREKGSLISYIKNNDSLILRSTPTKWPLLFRVYGESTPQSIRSGSGMEFAKVMSMAELSTLPYGYFVDGKVTWVAIKDATAGTEIRLNF, from the coding sequence ATGAACTATAAGAGGACTCCCGTACCGTTAACCTCAATTATAATTTTACTTGTTTTCTTTTGCCTTACGGGTTTTTCAAACTGCGGTAATATAAAAGACCCCAGCCTGGAACCCCCTCTCTGGCCTGTATGGGTGCACACACACTGCGTATGGGAAAATGAAGGGACACAGGAATCGACACTGAATCATATCAATGGTTTTCTGTCTCACGGTATCCCGGTCGGTGCTACTATCATCGACCGCCCATGGGCCACCGATTCAAATACATTCATCCCTGACGCGGCACTTTATCCCGACCTCAATGATTACGTTCGGCTGTTCCACAGTATGGGTATAAGGGTGATCATGTGGGCTACAAGTATCGTGAACGACACGGCATCCAATTTTCAGGAAGGAAAGGACAAAGGCTACTTCCTGAGCGGCGGGAAAACCGTCCCCTGGTGGGGAGGTCAGGGCGCTCTTCTTGATTATACAAATCCAGAAGCGGTTGAGTGGTGGCATAATCAGATGGACAACATCCTGGACATGGGCATTGACTGTTGGAAGGTCGACGGAACCGACCCCATGGTAATGCTTCTGCTGCCGGCTACAAGCTACGAAGGAAGCTGGATTTCATGGGCGGAATACCGCGATCAGTGTTACCGTGATTTCTTTGAATATACCAGGAACAGACTGGGCAGGGACAGGGTTATCATGGCAAGGCCTGTCGATGATCAGATCCTCAAGATAGGCCTTCCGCTTGTATATACAAGCTGCGATGTCAATTTCTACGGCTGGGTCGGCGACAACGACAATGACTGGGGCGGGCTTCAGCATGCTCTCAATAATATGTTCAGCTCCGCTCAATTCAATTTTGTCAGCTATGGCTCGGACATAGGAGGCTTCAGGTCGGACGGTGAAAAGTCCAAGGATGTATTCATCAGGTGGACTCAGCTCGGCGCATTATGCCCCATTATGGAAAACGGCGGGAACGGTGAACACAGACCCTGGATGTATGACGACGAGACGCTTGAGATATACAGAAAATATGTCTTCCTTCATAATGAGCTTATTCCCTATATTTACTCTCAGGCCGCATATTCATACGAACTCGGCAAACCCACAATGAGGCCGCAGGCAGGTGCCTATACCTATCTCCTTGGTGATGACATCCTCGTTGCGCCTTTTTACAAGGCAGGCAATGACAGGACTGTTGTCTATCCGTTCGGAACCTGGATATATCTGTGGGACGAATCAAAGGAATATAAGGCTGGCATCAGAAAACTGGACTTTCCTCTTTCCGAATTCCCGGTCTTTATCCGAAAAGGGGCAATCATCCCCATGAATGTAGTAAACGATGCCACAGGACATGGGACGGAACTTTCTAAAGATTATACGACCATACTCGTCTATCCTGAGAAAGGTGAAAAAAAGTTCGGCCTTTATGAAGAAAGGGAAAAAGGTTCGCTAATTTCTTACATAAAAAATAACGATTCCCTGATTTTAAGATCAACACCAACAAAATGGCCTCTTTTATTCAGGGTTTACGGAGAATCCACCCCCCAGAGCATACGGTCGGGTTCTGGTATGGAGTTTGCAAAAGTCATGAGTATGGCGGAACTTTCCACTTTACCGTACGGCTATTTTGTTGACGGCAAGGTCACATGGGTCGCCATAAAAGATGCAACAGCAGGTACTGAGATTAGGTTGAATTTCTAG
- a CDS encoding thiamine pyrophosphate-binding protein, which yields MNTGDYLISAVREAGAGHVFGIQGDYVLKFYEMLYNSSIKLVNTTDEASAGFAADAYARVRGFGAVCVTYGVGGLNLVNSIAQAYAELSPVLVISGSPGISERSADASLHHKVHDFDFQLKIFREITVAQAVLNDPESAADEIDRVIREVLKHKRPGYIELPRDMVTVETAAPHKKFSDKDVNDRDALEEGLKETLEMLAGAEKPLISVGIEIHRYNLQEEVLALLEKTGMPFFTGILGKSVLSEKHPQFIGVYTGGMSKDYVRNTVHNSDCLLLLGPMITDFSTGMFTINIDASRCIIVNEGMLGISHHVYKSISMKAFIERLTATWDKPKIDMKIPARTGIKKFRPEKGRKITVSRFFECIDGFIADDDIVVAEAGDTMFGSLDLCIHGSTEFIAPAFYASLGFSVPASLGVQLASPGRRAVVLTGDGGFQFNAMMLSVSAKLGLNPIVVILNNNGYGLFRPMIDGKFNDIPDWNYAEIPRVIGAGKGYKVTTENELVTALDKARKNEYSPTIIDVRIERYDSSDATKRLLESLKKRI from the coding sequence ATGAATACAGGCGATTATCTGATTAGTGCTGTCAGGGAAGCGGGTGCCGGACATGTGTTCGGAATTCAGGGCGACTATGTGCTTAAATTCTATGAGATGCTTTATAACAGCTCCATTAAGCTTGTAAATACTACCGATGAAGCCTCGGCCGGATTTGCAGCCGACGCTTATGCAAGGGTCAGGGGTTTCGGTGCGGTCTGCGTTACTTACGGCGTCGGTGGGCTTAATCTGGTCAACAGCATTGCCCAGGCGTATGCAGAGCTTTCACCTGTGCTTGTGATAAGCGGTTCTCCCGGAATTTCCGAACGCTCGGCTGATGCATCGCTGCATCACAAAGTTCACGACTTCGATTTTCAACTGAAGATATTCAGGGAAATCACAGTCGCCCAGGCCGTATTGAACGATCCGGAATCGGCCGCTGATGAGATAGATCGTGTAATCAGAGAAGTTCTTAAACACAAGAGGCCGGGATACATTGAACTGCCGAGGGACATGGTGACAGTAGAGACGGCTGCTCCTCATAAGAAATTTTCGGATAAAGATGTTAACGACCGTGATGCGCTTGAAGAAGGTCTTAAAGAAACTCTTGAAATGCTGGCTGGTGCCGAAAAACCGCTCATATCAGTGGGTATTGAGATTCACAGGTACAATCTTCAGGAAGAGGTGCTTGCCCTGCTGGAAAAAACCGGGATGCCTTTTTTTACAGGCATTCTGGGGAAATCCGTCCTTTCTGAAAAACATCCGCAGTTTATAGGAGTATATACAGGCGGCATGAGCAAGGATTATGTGCGCAATACTGTACATAATTCCGACTGTCTGCTCCTGCTTGGTCCTATGATTACTGATTTTAGCACTGGTATGTTCACCATCAATATAGATGCATCCCGCTGCATAATCGTGAATGAGGGCATGCTTGGTATAAGTCACCATGTCTATAAAAGCATCAGTATGAAGGCATTTATTGAACGACTCACGGCAACATGGGACAAACCGAAAATAGATATGAAGATTCCCGCCAGAACCGGGATTAAGAAATTCAGGCCTGAAAAAGGCAGAAAGATAACTGTTTCCAGGTTTTTTGAGTGCATCGACGGTTTTATCGCAGATGACGATATTGTTGTCGCCGAGGCTGGCGATACCATGTTCGGCTCTCTCGATCTTTGCATACACGGTTCCACTGAATTTATTGCTCCCGCTTTTTACGCCTCGCTGGGGTTTTCAGTTCCGGCTTCTCTCGGAGTGCAGCTTGCTTCACCCGGCAGGCGGGCGGTTGTGCTTACAGGAGACGGAGGATTCCAGTTCAATGCCATGATGCTTTCGGTTTCCGCGAAACTCGGCCTAAACCCGATTGTCGTAATACTCAACAACAACGGATACGGTCTTTTCCGGCCCATGATAGACGGCAAGTTCAATGATATACCGGATTGGAACTATGCAGAAATTCCACGGGTAATTGGAGCAGGCAAAGGTTATAAGGTAACCACGGAAAACGAGCTTGTGACTGCCCTTGATAAGGCAAGAAAAAACGAATATTCTCCCACGATCATAGATGTCAGGATAGAAAGATATGACAGTTCGGACGCTACGAAAAGACTGCTCGAAAGCCTGAAAAAGCGTATATGA
- a CDS encoding PaaI family thioesterase, whose protein sequence is MNTEELKTALTDTIPWVKQSGLKVDIFEKGHILLSVPVNPQHINHVGIVYAGTYFMLMEVAGAALFLATYGAESYIPINRAMNIRFIKPSSTDIFCELFLTQEKADEMIAPVKERGKGDWILDMTTSDSSGKTVSESTCTYYIIPVPKA, encoded by the coding sequence ATGAACACAGAGGAGCTCAAGACAGCCCTTACGGATACGATCCCATGGGTCAAGCAAAGTGGTCTCAAAGTCGATATATTTGAAAAAGGGCATATCCTTTTGTCAGTACCCGTCAATCCGCAGCATATAAACCATGTGGGAATCGTATATGCGGGCACATACTTTATGCTGATGGAGGTTGCTGGAGCCGCCCTGTTCCTTGCCACTTACGGAGCCGAAAGCTATATTCCAATCAACAGGGCCATGAACATCCGGTTTATCAAACCTTCATCAACGGATATTTTCTGTGAACTTTTCCTTACGCAGGAAAAGGCTGATGAAATGATCGCGCCTGTCAAGGAGAGGGGCAAAGGCGACTGGATACTAGATATGACGACATCCGACAGCAGCGGTAAAACGGTGTCGGAATCCACCTGCACTTATTACATAATTCCCGTTCCAAAGGCATGA
- a CDS encoding 4Fe-4S dicluster domain-containing protein: MKDLKSSVIIILYFLAVTAFVLTASFVISNLWSSQTKASIDEKNMSIAPGMTIMGFGKANNLYDTVLKELFNLKNKSELETRLDKFGTEERIREIVRSRAALAEEHASKNWVKIRVKFAFWLIFLVAVFLYAGKHRMNSRLRKILLFASLSVFGVMLGADPAPMGTVKDAIYLFAKKHVIFPPRMIALALFLVIVLIANKYICAWGCQAGTLQDLVFRINQDGKGKAVLGKQIRIPFAVSNSVRAVFLAIFILAAFAWGKDIIKPIDPFSIYNPVSISLAGGIFIAVLLISSLFVYRPWCHLFCPFGLLGWVVEKASIIKISVNYDTCIACGKCAKSCPSTVMNAILKREQKTIPDCFTCYSCRDVCPTKSIVFGIRKRSLPPEGHFERKAVSDKVTAA, from the coding sequence ATGAAGGACTTGAAATCTTCCGTGATAATAATCCTCTATTTTCTTGCTGTTACTGCATTTGTACTGACTGCATCATTTGTTATATCGAATCTCTGGAGCAGCCAGACGAAGGCTTCTATTGACGAAAAGAATATGTCGATCGCCCCCGGGATGACAATCATGGGTTTCGGGAAAGCCAACAATCTTTATGATACTGTCTTAAAGGAGCTTTTCAATCTCAAAAACAAATCTGAGCTTGAAACGCGCCTGGATAAATTCGGAACCGAAGAGCGGATAAGAGAGATTGTTAGAAGCCGCGCCGCACTTGCCGAAGAGCACGCTTCGAAAAACTGGGTGAAGATCAGGGTAAAGTTCGCGTTCTGGCTAATCTTTCTCGTAGCCGTATTCCTGTATGCAGGAAAACACAGGATGAATAGTCGTTTAAGAAAAATCCTGCTGTTTGCCTCATTGAGCGTATTCGGTGTTATGCTCGGGGCTGATCCGGCTCCAATGGGTACGGTAAAAGATGCAATCTATCTGTTTGCGAAAAAGCATGTGATATTTCCGCCTCGTATGATAGCACTGGCCCTTTTCCTTGTAATCGTTCTTATTGCCAACAAATACATCTGTGCATGGGGCTGTCAGGCAGGGACATTGCAGGACCTTGTTTTCAGGATCAATCAGGACGGAAAAGGCAAGGCCGTTCTCGGCAAACAGATACGCATCCCATTTGCCGTTTCAAACAGTGTTCGGGCGGTTTTTCTTGCAATCTTCATTCTTGCAGCCTTCGCCTGGGGAAAGGATATAATCAAACCGATAGATCCTTTCAGCATATATAATCCGGTTTCCATAAGTCTTGCCGGAGGGATTTTCATAGCAGTGCTTTTGATATCGAGCCTGTTCGTTTACAGACCCTGGTGCCATTTATTCTGTCCGTTCGGGTTACTTGGATGGGTAGTTGAAAAGGCGAGCATTATTAAAATAAGCGTTAATTACGATACATGCATAGCCTGTGGGAAATGCGCCAAATCATGCCCCTCGACCGTCATGAACGCAATATTGAAGAGGGAGCAGAAAACAATTCCTGACTGTTTTACCTGTTATTCATGCAGGGATGTCTGCCCCACAAAGTCCATAGTCTTCGGAATACGCAAGCGCAGCCTTCCTCCCGAAGGCCATTTTGAAAGAAAAGCTGTTTCGGATAAAGTGACGGCTGCTTGA
- a CDS encoding neutral/alkaline non-lysosomal ceramidase N-terminal domain-containing protein, translating into MKHLRKIIISAAILLSLVFSGCSGSSSDDSASAGGEASVSAGVFQAGAAIKTLVPSDNPEWYKEVCLGGFGILTIRNFSQLMSARATGVHDKPYARAIVITQGDNTVAFLVMDAAMLSNNVINEITKGAFMKTGIPQENIFVAATHSHSSADLLGYMGGVSEGYRTFLIDACIRTIVNAYEDRSPSRLMMSQTRYVPSVIFGEDGNTFIKNGEEITWVYNRRGWTTLNKEEADAEKAIGLKPNYTHPDVDPTINVLEAVDISTGKPKGVLINYACHPVIVTDTTTKISRDFCGYLVDYVQKRIGAPAIFIQGSQGDVNPVDWEDIGADENNCYFFAKQFGEDIAKQAITSMSDQSAISGDIYISRRTVNVDIDNPLFILLLGIQKSLIDMTFSAKNKAETSVSYIRLGKELQIITYPGEPVTHMGLGFSEGERTGKDGSLIEAMTGPKQIMKAPFKMVTGLTGDTFLYLVPSVEWKNSPDPMPGLFGTPYEEQMSMSLKGVFADECREAANKMINADTGIE; encoded by the coding sequence ATGAAGCATCTGAGAAAAATTATCATATCCGCAGCCATCCTTCTTTCATTGGTCTTTTCAGGTTGTTCAGGAAGCAGCAGCGACGACTCTGCTTCGGCAGGGGGGGAAGCCTCGGTTTCAGCCGGTGTTTTCCAGGCAGGGGCTGCGATAAAGACTCTTGTGCCGTCAGATAATCCTGAATGGTACAAGGAGGTCTGTCTCGGCGGTTTCGGGATACTCACAATCCGCAATTTCTCGCAGCTGATGTCTGCAAGGGCAACCGGCGTGCACGATAAACCATATGCAAGGGCCATAGTGATCACACAGGGAGACAATACAGTCGCATTCCTGGTAATGGACGCTGCCATGCTCAGCAACAATGTAATCAATGAAATAACAAAAGGCGCTTTTATGAAGACCGGCATCCCTCAAGAGAATATTTTCGTAGCTGCCACGCATTCTCATTCCTCCGCCGACCTTCTTGGATATATGGGAGGCGTCTCCGAAGGATACAGGACGTTTCTGATTGATGCCTGCATCAGGACAATAGTTAACGCTTATGAAGACAGATCGCCTTCCAGGCTCATGATGTCACAGACACGCTATGTACCGTCCGTAATATTTGGTGAGGACGGCAATACTTTTATAAAAAACGGGGAAGAAATTACCTGGGTCTACAACCGCAGGGGATGGACGACATTGAATAAAGAGGAAGCCGATGCTGAAAAGGCAATAGGTTTGAAACCGAATTATACTCATCCTGATGTCGATCCGACTATCAATGTGCTTGAAGCAGTCGATATTTCCACTGGCAAACCCAAGGGTGTTCTCATTAACTATGCATGCCATCCGGTCATAGTGACTGATACGACAACAAAGATATCCAGGGATTTCTGCGGTTATCTGGTAGACTATGTTCAGAAGCGGATTGGAGCGCCGGCGATATTCATCCAGGGGTCGCAGGGTGATGTGAACCCGGTTGACTGGGAGGATATAGGAGCTGATGAGAATAATTGCTACTTCTTTGCAAAACAGTTCGGTGAGGATATCGCAAAACAGGCCATTACATCCATGTCGGACCAGTCGGCCATAAGCGGTGATATATATATCTCACGGAGAACCGTAAATGTTGATATAGATAATCCATTGTTCATACTTCTGCTGGGAATTCAGAAATCTTTGATCGATATGACCTTCTCAGCAAAAAACAAGGCCGAAACCAGCGTTTCATATATAAGGCTTGGCAAAGAGCTCCAGATCATCACATATCCGGGTGAGCCTGTCACGCATATGGGACTGGGTTTCAGCGAAGGTGAGCGTACGGGTAAGGACGGGTCATTGATAGAGGCCATGACGGGTCCGAAGCAGATAATGAAAGCACCTTTTAAAATGGTCACTGGGCTTACAGGTGACACATTCCTTTATCTTGTGCCTTCTGTGGAATGGAAGAACTCACCAGACCCGATGCCTGGATTATTCGGTACTCCTTATGAAGAGCAGATGAGCATGTCGCTTAAAGGCGTATTTGCCGATGAGTGCCGCGAGGCCGCCAACAAAATGATCAATGCGGATACAGGAATAGAATAG
- a CDS encoding DUF1439 domain-containing protein, with the protein MKKMIYAAIIIMLAILGCRAEKEVTIPRSTIQKMVEKKFPIEKDSMIANIRLFAPQVFFVNDSIGIKMKYSAALLIKEVGGTVSFKCKPVYRPENTSFYMSNFELTDITMNNVNSFIGKDQLMSLTSMIVNGLFSDTPLYQLNPNDYKQNMAKMLLKGISVKGDSLVFLVSF; encoded by the coding sequence ATGAAAAAAATGATATATGCGGCAATTATTATCATGCTGGCTATTCTGGGATGCCGGGCCGAAAAGGAAGTAACAATTCCAAGATCGACAATTCAGAAAATGGTTGAAAAGAAATTCCCTATTGAAAAAGATTCAATGATCGCAAATATCAGACTTTTTGCTCCTCAGGTCTTTTTCGTGAACGACTCCATCGGGATTAAAATGAAGTATTCCGCCGCCCTTTTGATAAAAGAAGTGGGCGGAACCGTAAGCTTCAAATGCAAACCTGTTTACAGGCCGGAAAATACCTCATTTTACATGAGCAATTTCGAGCTAACCGATATCACCATGAACAACGTCAACAGTTTTATCGGGAAGGATCAGCTCATGTCGCTAACATCTATGATTGTAAACGGACTCTTTAGCGATACACCACTCTATCAGCTCAACCCGAATGACTACAAGCAGAACATGGCCAAAATGCTCCTTAAAGGCATCAGTGTTAAGGGTGACAGCCTGGTGTTTTTAGTATCCTTTTAA
- a CDS encoding glucosaminidase domain-containing protein codes for MSEYLIMKNSRIDRNLANEIALIYLEEARAENINQDVAFAQMCIETGFLSYGGTASAEQFNFCGLGVFNSQTKGESFSDMRLGVRAHIQHLKAYASTSQPVNEIVDPRFKYVKRGSAIYVFQLTGKWATDPAYGTKVDRVTAELEEYSRQNRINR; via the coding sequence ATGTCAGAATATCTCATCATGAAGAACAGCAGGATAGACAGGAACCTTGCCAATGAGATCGCACTTATCTACCTAGAAGAGGCACGCGCCGAAAACATCAACCAGGACGTGGCTTTCGCCCAGATGTGCATTGAAACCGGCTTTCTGTCATACGGAGGAACAGCGAGCGCGGAACAGTTCAACTTCTGCGGGCTCGGTGTTTTCAATTCCCAGACCAAAGGCGAATCCTTTTCAGACATGAGGCTCGGGGTAAGAGCACACATCCAGCATCTGAAGGCATATGCTTCAACCAGCCAGCCAGTCAATGAAATTGTTGATCCCAGGTTCAAATATGTTAAAAGGGGAAGCGCCATATACGTATTCCAGCTTACCGGGAAATGGGCTACAGACCCTGCATATGGCACAAAGGTGGACAGGGTTACTGCCGAACTGGAAGAATACAGCAGGCAGAACAGGATAAACCGCTGA
- a CDS encoding carboxylesterase/lipase family protein, translated as MRSIKVVFLVFFISTLSQVCLFAESLQTGVNPTGAISTEEVQAGQPSTAVTPDPATVATPLGLVRGKISGDVVCWLGIRYAEPPVGALRFKAPVPVKPWDGIYDATKFGFAAPQPPPSSTEFTGKGEKKSEDCLFLNIWAKKGVTNRPVMVWYHGGAYMSGESSLGLYNGERLAKERNVVLVTVNYRLGSLGFLYFSDLARDAGLADDFTDNPGMRDQIEALRWIHDNIASFGGDPGNVTIFGESAGGSTVISLLCAPAAKGLIHRVIAESAAPSCIYGRETGTFYAKKYLEILGLKPEDVGRLKDIQADNLADANRKILDWNAFDRPGSIPFGPTAETVTMPLDPLSAAAAGATACVPLIIGTNHDEATLFRGDIPIVPTTPFLINRMLDNTNPDKKERILRAYPGFPSHDSVIKTATDAFFLQPSIQFAEEYGKHAPVWFYRFDYKPPMTRLLGFNATHGSEIVHVFHTYNTLAGRLITLFACPGDRRNVGNSMQSEWVNFAEYGDPNGPGTNDKVWPAYDTTCRTTRIFGMKKITTIDDPDRERREAWQGVKLYK; from the coding sequence ATGAGAAGCATTAAAGTTGTCTTTCTGGTTTTCTTTATATCAACACTGTCTCAGGTATGCCTATTTGCAGAATCTTTGCAGACAGGCGTCAACCCGACCGGTGCGATTTCAACCGAAGAAGTTCAGGCGGGTCAGCCTTCTACGGCTGTCACACCCGATCCTGCTACAGTAGCAACCCCTCTGGGCCTGGTGAGGGGTAAAATTTCCGGTGATGTCGTCTGCTGGCTTGGAATCAGATATGCCGAACCGCCTGTTGGTGCGCTCCGCTTCAAAGCTCCTGTGCCTGTGAAGCCCTGGGATGGCATTTATGATGCTACGAAATTCGGGTTTGCCGCCCCTCAGCCGCCCCCTTCCTCTACTGAATTCACCGGAAAAGGCGAAAAGAAATCCGAAGACTGCCTGTTTCTGAATATATGGGCAAAAAAAGGTGTGACCAACAGGCCTGTCATGGTCTGGTATCACGGGGGCGCATACATGTCCGGCGAGAGTTCTCTCGGACTCTATAACGGGGAAAGGCTGGCAAAAGAGCGCAATGTGGTTCTTGTAACTGTGAACTACCGCCTTGGCTCCCTTGGATTTCTTTATTTCTCCGATCTGGCCAGAGATGCCGGTCTTGCCGATGACTTCACTGATAACCCTGGAATGCGCGATCAGATCGAGGCGCTCAGATGGATTCATGACAACATTGCCTCATTCGGCGGCGACCCGGGCAATGTGACCATTTTCGGGGAATCGGCAGGCGGTTCTACTGTCATATCCCTTTTATGTGCGCCTGCGGCCAAAGGACTTATCCACCGTGTAATTGCAGAAAGCGCGGCGCCTTCCTGTATATACGGCAGAGAGACCGGCACTTTCTATGCGAAAAAATATCTGGAAATCCTCGGGCTGAAGCCGGAGGATGTAGGAAGACTTAAAGATATCCAGGCAGATAATCTGGCGGACGCAAACAGAAAAATACTTGACTGGAATGCCTTTGACAGGCCGGGGTCGATTCCGTTCGGTCCTACGGCCGAAACCGTTACGATGCCGCTTGATCCCTTGAGTGCTGCGGCTGCCGGTGCGACTGCATGCGTCCCCCTGATAATCGGGACGAATCATGATGAGGCAACACTATTCAGAGGGGATATACCAATAGTTCCCACCACGCCATTTCTTATAAACAGAATGCTCGATAACACTAATCCTGATAAAAAAGAAAGAATTCTGAGGGCCTATCCTGGATTTCCATCACATGACAGCGTCATAAAAACCGCCACTGATGCGTTTTTCCTTCAGCCTTCGATTCAGTTCGCCGAGGAATATGGCAAACATGCTCCGGTATGGTTCTACAGGTTCGATTATAAGCCGCCAATGACACGTCTGCTCGGGTTTAACGCCACTCACGGCAGCGAGATTGTCCATGTATTCCATACATACAATACTCTGGCAGGCAGGCTTATTACTTTGTTTGCATGTCCGGGTGATAGGCGGAATGTGGGAAACTCAATGCAGTCGGAATGGGTTAATTTTGCAGAATACGGCGATCCCAACGGCCCGGGAACGAACGACAAAGTGTGGCCGGCATACGACACCACGTGCAGGACGACCCGCATATTCGGAATGAAAAAGATAACAACCATTGATGATCCCGATAGAGAACGCCGCGAGGCCTGGCAGGGGGTGAAGCTGTACAAATGA